In Melospiza melodia melodia isolate bMelMel2 chromosome 17 unlocalized genomic scaffold, bMelMel2.pri SUPER_17_unloc_1, whole genome shotgun sequence, a genomic segment contains:
- the LOC134433012 gene encoding LOW QUALITY PROTEIN: trafficking protein particle complex subunit 5-like (The sequence of the model RefSeq protein was modified relative to this genomic sequence to represent the inferred CDS: deleted 5 bases in 5 codons), whose translation MDARFTRGKSPVLERALGRPRSELSLAAFALLFSELVQYCQRRVASVAELQARLAQLGHHVGLRALDALVARERPGRRETKVLGVLLFVKGPLWRALFGREADKLEQANDDERTFYVIEREPVVNTFVSVPQRENSSLNCAAFAAGLLEAVLGAAGFPARVSAHWHKGTTLMIKFDEAVIARDKSLEGR comes from the exons ATGGACGCCCGTTTC ACGCGCGGCAAGTCCCCGGTGCTGGAGCGCGCGCTGGGCCGGCCCCGCTCCGAGCTGTCGCTGGCCGCCTTCGCGCTGCTCTTCTCGGAGCTGGTGCAGTACTGCCAGCGCCGCGTGGCCTCGGTGGCCGAGCTCCAGGcccgcctggcccagctgggccaccacGTGGGCCTGAGAGCCCTGGACGCGCTGGTGGCC CGCGAGAGGCCCGGCAGGCGCGAGACCaaagtgctg ggggtgctgctGTTCGTGAAGGGGCCGCTGTGGCGGGCGCTGTTCGGGCGCGAGGCCGACAAGCTGGAGCAGGCCAACGACGACGAGCGCACGTTCTACGTGATCGAGAGGGAGCCCGTGGTGAACACGTTCGTGTCGGTGCCGCAGCGCGAGAACAGCTCGCTGAACTGCGCCGCCTTCGCCGCCGGGCTGCTGGAGGCCGTGCTGGGCGCCGCCGGCTTCCCCGCCCGC GTCAGCGCCCACTGGCACAAGGGCACCACGCTCATGATCAAGTTCGACGAGGCCGTGATCGCGCGG GACAAGAGCCTGGAGGGACGCTGA
- the PRR36 gene encoding proline-rich protein 36, which translates to MCPRQSCPEPWAQRGAGDMSPLSPWCHSRTRQCGHTVPCHLQGASPGGSVTSRVAVSPPWWQCHLQMPSLVAVSPPWWQCHLPGGSVPFSVAVSHPGSHPQCHLHDGSVPSVVALSPPRWPCHLHGGNVTSRLAVSPPDAIPGVPSMVAVSPLWWQCHIQGGSVTSRLAVSPPDAIPGVPSMVAVSPSVVAVSHPGWQCPLPGAIPSGTVPSTVAVSPPWWQCHIQGGTVTSVVALSHPGSHPRCPLPSGTVTSRVPSVVSPPQWQCHLHGGTVPSSVAVSHPGSHLQCHLHGGSVTPMVALSPAALSPSPQATPGDTAVSPPVSPAQCHPLSLSPSPQVTINAIPPPCVAVIVSLSPPWGHLGDNPRLRGGGGFAMSPSTVTR; encoded by the exons ATGTGTCCCCGCCAGTCCTGCCCTGAGCCTTGGGCACAGAGAGGGGCAGGGGACATGAGCCCCTTGTCACCCTGGTGTCACAGCAGGACACGGCAGTGTGGCCACACCGTCCCTTGTCACCTCCAGGGTGCCAGCCCCggtggcagtgtcacctccagggtggcagtgtcacctccatggtggcagtgtcacctccagaTGCCATCCCTGGTGGCAGTGTCCCCTCCGTGGTGGCAGTGTCACCTCCCTGGTGGCAGTGTCCCCTTCTCGGTAGCAGTGTCACATCCAGGGTCccatccccagtgtcacctccatgatggcagtgtcccctctgtggtggcactgtcccctccacGGTGGCCGTGTCACCTCCATGGTGGCAATGTCACATCCAGGttggcagtgtcacctccagatgccatccctggtgtcccctccatggtggcagtgtcccctctgtgGTGGCAGTGTCACATCCAGGGTGGCAGTGTCACATCCAGGttggcagtgtcacctccagatgccatccctggtgtcccctccatggtggcagtgtccccctctgtggtggcagtgtcacatccagggtggcagtgtcccctccctggtgccatccccagtggcactgtcccctccacggtggcagtgtcacctccaTGGTGGCAGTGTCAT ATtcagggtggcactgtcacctctgtGGTGGCACTGTCGCATCCAGGCTCccatccccggtgtcccctccccagtggcactgtcacctccagGGTGCCATCCgtggtgtcccctccccagtggcagtgtcacctccatggtggcactgtcccctcctcGGTGGCAGTGTCACATCCAGGGTCCCATCTCCAGTGTCACCTCCATGGtggcagtgtcacccccatggtggcactgtccccagcagcactgTCCCCGTCACCCCAAGCCACCCCTGGTGACACCGCGGTgtcaccccctgtgtcccctgcccagtgccaccccctgtccctgtccccgtccccgcaGGTGACAATAAATGCCATCCCCCCTCCGTGTGTGGCTGTCATtgtgtcattgtcccctccctggggacaccttggggacaatcCCAGGCTGAGGGGGGGCGGTGGCTTCGCGATGTCCCCAAGCAcagtgacacggtga